One genomic region from Longimicrobium sp. encodes:
- a CDS encoding D-glycerate dehydrogenase, with protein sequence MTAIVTTFPLPDAAAALLSEAGTVAGPDGWRDALGDAEALLCLLTERVDAALLERAPRLRIVANAVAGYEHVDLAACAARGIIVTNTPDVLTEATADLTWALILATVRGLPQAERSLRAGGFHGWGFWDYLGGDLAGATLGIFGMGRIGRAVARRAAGFGMRVVYHSRSRLPVDEEARLDAEFVPFGELLARSDVLTLHAPLTPETRHAIDAGALRRMRPGSYLVNTARGALVDEAALVDALRHGLIAGAGLDVYEREPAITPGLLDLPNAVLLPHIGSATRETRTRMAMLAARNVHAVLSGRPPLTPVRP encoded by the coding sequence ATGACGGCGATCGTCACCACCTTTCCGCTCCCGGACGCGGCGGCCGCGCTCCTCTCCGAAGCCGGCACCGTCGCCGGGCCGGACGGGTGGCGCGACGCGCTGGGCGACGCGGAGGCGCTGCTCTGCCTGCTGACCGAGCGCGTGGACGCGGCGCTGCTGGAGCGCGCGCCGCGGCTGCGCATCGTCGCCAACGCGGTCGCCGGCTACGAGCACGTGGACCTGGCGGCGTGCGCGGCGCGCGGCATCATCGTCACCAACACGCCCGACGTGCTGACCGAGGCGACAGCGGACCTCACCTGGGCGCTCATCCTGGCCACCGTGCGCGGCCTGCCGCAGGCCGAGCGGAGCCTGCGCGCGGGCGGGTTCCACGGCTGGGGATTCTGGGACTATCTCGGGGGCGACCTGGCCGGCGCGACGCTGGGGATCTTCGGGATGGGACGGATCGGGCGGGCGGTGGCGCGCCGGGCGGCGGGGTTCGGAATGCGCGTCGTCTATCACAGCCGGAGCCGTTTGCCGGTGGATGAAGAAGCGCGGCTCGATGCGGAATTCGTCCCGTTCGGCGAGCTGCTGGCGCGGAGCGACGTGCTGACGCTGCACGCGCCGCTGACACCGGAGACGCGTCACGCGATCGACGCCGGCGCGCTGCGGCGGATGCGCCCGGGGAGCTACCTGGTCAACACCGCCCGCGGCGCGCTGGTGGACGAGGCGGCGCTGGTGGACGCGCTCCGCCACGGACTCATCGCCGGCGCCGGGCTGGACGTGTACGAGCGCGAGCCGGCGATCACGCCGGGGCTCCTCGATCTCCCCAACGCCGTGCTCCTCCCGCACATCGGCTCGGCCACGCGCGAGACGCGCACGCGCATGGCCATGCTGGCCGCGCGCAACGTGCACGCGGTGCTGAGCGGGCGCCCGCCGCTGACGCCGGTGCGCCCGTGA
- a CDS encoding GNAT family N-acetyltransferase — protein MNQPSPPDVIESPRLLVRTLRPGDEARLQVVFDAAPDWHAALGRPADPDAAAREIAASADKAGREIAVITLREGGQDVGAIGWWRANPEPHVALLGTLVITPAYRRSGLAREALGAVEAWLAEGGTTEMRTAFARALLPLHPLVKALGFREMSIAEHQKLGFAGAGTSLWSRPLAAG, from the coding sequence GTGAACCAGCCCTCGCCGCCCGACGTCATCGAATCTCCCCGCCTGCTCGTCCGCACGCTGCGGCCGGGCGACGAGGCGCGCCTGCAGGTGGTGTTCGACGCCGCGCCGGACTGGCACGCCGCGCTCGGCCGCCCCGCCGACCCCGACGCCGCCGCGCGCGAGATCGCCGCGTCGGCCGACAAGGCGGGGCGCGAGATCGCCGTCATCACCCTGCGCGAGGGCGGCCAGGACGTGGGCGCCATCGGGTGGTGGCGCGCGAACCCGGAGCCGCACGTGGCGCTGCTCGGCACGCTCGTCATCACCCCTGCGTACCGGCGCTCCGGGCTGGCACGCGAGGCGCTGGGCGCGGTGGAGGCGTGGCTGGCCGAGGGCGGCACGACGGAGATGCGCACCGCCTTCGCCCGCGCGCTCCTGCCGCTGCATCCGCTGGTGAAGGCGCTGGGGTTTCGGGAGATGAGCATCGCCGAGCACCAGAAGCTGGGGTTCGCGGGGGCGGGCACCTCGCTCTGGTCCAGGCCGCTGGCGGCGGGATGA